In the Haloarcula salinisoli genome, CCTCTGGCAGGAGGGCCATACGGCCCACACCGACGAGGACGGTGCGTGGGACGAGACGATGACCCGTCTCGAACAGTACAAGCGCCTCTACGAGGAAGTCATGGCGATGCCGGTGATGGAGGGGCGCAAGCCCGAGCACGACAAGTTCCCCGGCGCCCACACGACCACGACAGTCGAGGCGCTGATGCCCGACGGGAAGTCCGTCCAGGGCGGGACCTCCCACTATCTGGGCACCTCATTCGCCGAGGCCTTCGACATCACCTACGCCGACGAGAACGAGGAGGACAACGTCGCCCACACGACCTCGTGGGGTCTGTCCTGGCGCGCGATGGGTGCGCTCATCATGACCCACTCCGACGACCAGGGGCTCGTCCTGCCGCCTGCCGTCGCGCCGACCCAGGTCGTCATCGTCCCCATCTGGCAGGAAGACACCAAAGACGAGGTCCAGGAGTACGCCGCCGACCTCGCCGTCGACCTGGAGGACGCGGGCGTGCGGGTCGAACTCGACGACCGCGACCACCGCAACCCCGGATTCAAGTACAACGAACACGAGCTCAACGGCGTTCCCCTGCGTGTCGAGGTCGGTCCCCACGAGGTCGAGGACGACGAGGCGACGCTGGTCCACCGCCCCGACGGCGAGACCGAGACCGTCTCCCGCGAGGGTATCGGCGACACCGCCTCCGAGCATCTCGACACCGTCCACGCCAAACTGTACGCCAGCGCCGAGGAGACCCTCGAAGGGGAGATTCGCGAGGCCGACTCCCGAGAGGAGATTCTGGGCACCATCGGCCAGCACGGCGGCTACGTCAAGTGTGGCTGGTGTGGCGACGAGGACTGCGAAGACCCTATCAAGGACGCCATCGCCGCCGAAATCGTGATGGTCCCGCTGGACCGCGACGAGGAGCCGGTCCACGACGAGTGTGCTATCTGCGGTGACGACGCAGAAGAGACGGCGTACTTCGCGAAGAGCTACTGACAGCAGACGCCGAGCGTCGCGAGGCGTTCGACCGAATCCGAACGTAGTGAGGATTCGGCCTTTTTCATCGCCGGGAGAGCAACGCTCTCCCGTGCTCGCACTCGCTGTGCGAGTGCGACCGACGTTCGCAAGCGCGAAGCGCTTGCGAGGCCAGCAGAAATCGAAGATTTCTGCGGGCGTTTTTCAAGGAGTGATCGCCAGTGGCGACCCGACGTGGTTCGGAAGACCGGAGGTCTTCCGTCATTGCGGGAAATCGGAGATTTCCCGCTTGCAGTCAGAACTCTCCGAGTTCTGACGACATCACCAGAACACACAGTGTTCTGGTTAGCAGCCAGAGATCTTTGATCTCTGGATACATCACGAGAGAGCAAAGCTCTCTCGAACG is a window encoding:
- the proS gene encoding proline--tRNA ligase codes for the protein MSGEQELGITESKEHSPGEWYAEVVQKAGLADYAPMGGFIVTKPRGYAVWERIQNHLDGWFKETGVQNSYFPMFIPESFLEREKDIVEGFDPEVAWVTHGGHEELEERLAVRPTSESIIAPFMADWTRSHRDLPLRLNQWCSVVRWEATETKPFFRTKEFLWQEGHTAHTDEDGAWDETMTRLEQYKRLYEEVMAMPVMEGRKPEHDKFPGAHTTTTVEALMPDGKSVQGGTSHYLGTSFAEAFDITYADENEEDNVAHTTSWGLSWRAMGALIMTHSDDQGLVLPPAVAPTQVVIVPIWQEDTKDEVQEYAADLAVDLEDAGVRVELDDRDHRNPGFKYNEHELNGVPLRVEVGPHEVEDDEATLVHRPDGETETVSREGIGDTASEHLDTVHAKLYASAEETLEGEIREADSREEILGTIGQHGGYVKCGWCGDEDCEDPIKDAIAAEIVMVPLDRDEEPVHDECAICGDDAEETAYFAKSY